A window from uncultured Desulfobacter sp. encodes these proteins:
- a CDS encoding PTS sugar transporter subunit IIA, which yields MNCLVFAAGFCIIALAARQIGDTFKQAGFPLISGFLFTGIVAGPHVLNLIPTQAVSTLTFVDQISLGLIAFAAGSELYLKELKSRLADIGWITSGLVISTFTLASLAVFAVANHIPFMAAMPVSGKIAVSILAGAILVARSPSSAIAIINELRAKGRFTKTVMGVTVIMDVVVIVLFAAATTVADALLTGLTANAGFILFLILEIALSMLLGFPVTAILFLILRLRIPFVLKSVLVLLTGYMVFIGSLALRTFIHQKMTVEILIEPLLVCMVAGFLTANSRRYRKEFLDLLNRAGPGIYIAFFTLTGASIRLDILAATWPIALILFGVRMFAIFMGSFFGGCLAGTSAQSRRTYWMAFITQAGVGLGLAKEVGIEFPQWGTSFSTIMISVIVLNQIVGPPLFKLAIKRMKEDHTPATPTAVTAPRNAVIFGIDSQSTALAHTLLSHGWRVKLAQPKGDSTFACQENSPQIPIQVVDGFDCQALEKIQCRTATAIVTLLSDRENLEICETAFEHFATQTLVARLNDRSNLNAFEDLNVLVVDPSTAIIGLLDHFVRAPGAASLLMGFHRGRDVADVTVRNTDIAGLSLRDLRLPFDSVIMAVRRRGTLLVPHGFTRLETGDRVTVMGTTAALREITLRFGRHEDQAALNLMEKAVPEQLKQNGINANLIENGQKDRFDLLVEKAVVADLKQEMDKNAFFELAAKQMSKQVNASASTLFEMFRQRENEMTTVLAPGLAIPHIIIEGENQFGMMIVRNNKGIIFAPQAPRVHAAFVLVGTRDERRFHLEALSAIAKIVMDPRFDHKWLRARSTKALKELLLHADRDRRPAP from the coding sequence ATGAATTGTCTTGTATTTGCCGCAGGATTCTGCATCATTGCTCTGGCTGCCAGGCAGATCGGCGACACATTCAAACAGGCCGGTTTTCCCCTGATCAGCGGGTTTTTATTCACCGGCATCGTTGCCGGCCCCCATGTGCTGAACCTGATACCCACCCAGGCGGTTTCAACGCTCACCTTTGTGGATCAAATCTCCTTAGGACTGATTGCCTTTGCCGCAGGCAGCGAACTCTACCTCAAAGAACTCAAATCACGACTTGCGGACATCGGCTGGATCACCTCAGGACTTGTTATCTCAACCTTTACACTGGCCTCCCTGGCCGTTTTTGCCGTGGCAAATCACATCCCGTTCATGGCAGCCATGCCGGTTTCCGGCAAAATTGCCGTATCCATACTCGCCGGAGCCATCCTTGTGGCAAGAAGCCCCTCTTCGGCCATTGCCATTATCAATGAACTCAGAGCCAAAGGGCGATTTACAAAAACGGTCATGGGGGTGACGGTGATCATGGACGTGGTGGTCATTGTGCTGTTCGCCGCAGCCACCACCGTAGCAGATGCCCTGCTTACCGGATTGACCGCAAATGCCGGATTTATCCTTTTTCTGATCCTGGAGATTGCCTTATCCATGCTGCTTGGCTTTCCGGTGACCGCAATTTTATTTTTGATTCTCAGACTTCGTATCCCCTTTGTTTTAAAATCGGTTCTGGTCCTTTTGACCGGCTATATGGTTTTTATCGGTTCCCTAGCGCTTCGCACCTTCATCCACCAGAAAATGACGGTTGAAATTCTCATTGAACCCCTTTTGGTCTGCATGGTGGCAGGTTTTTTGACCGCCAACTCAAGGCGGTACAGAAAAGAGTTTCTTGACCTTCTCAACCGGGCCGGTCCAGGGATTTACATCGCTTTTTTCACCCTGACCGGGGCCTCTATCCGGCTTGATATCCTGGCAGCAACCTGGCCCATTGCCCTTATTTTGTTCGGGGTTCGCATGTTTGCAATCTTTATGGGATCATTTTTCGGGGGATGCCTGGCCGGGACCTCTGCCCAAAGCCGTCGGACCTACTGGATGGCCTTTATCACCCAGGCCGGTGTGGGGCTCGGGCTTGCCAAGGAAGTAGGCATAGAATTTCCCCAGTGGGGGACATCCTTTTCTACGATTATGATCTCTGTCATCGTCCTCAACCAGATCGTCGGTCCCCCGCTGTTCAAACTGGCCATCAAGCGAATGAAAGAAGACCACACCCCGGCCACGCCCACTGCCGTCACCGCCCCACGAAACGCAGTGATCTTCGGAATCGACAGTCAGTCCACGGCACTGGCCCATACCTTATTGTCCCACGGATGGCGGGTGAAACTGGCCCAGCCCAAAGGAGACTCGACCTTCGCCTGCCAGGAAAACAGCCCCCAGATCCCCATCCAGGTTGTGGACGGGTTTGATTGCCAAGCCCTTGAAAAAATCCAGTGCCGAACCGCAACAGCCATTGTGACCCTGCTCAGCGACAGGGAAAATCTGGAGATCTGCGAAACCGCCTTTGAGCATTTTGCCACCCAGACCCTGGTTGCCCGGCTCAATGACCGCAGCAACCTTAACGCATTTGAGGATCTCAATGTATTGGTCGTGGATCCCTCCACCGCCATTATCGGATTGCTGGACCACTTTGTCCGGGCACCTGGCGCCGCATCCCTGCTCATGGGATTTCACCGGGGCCGGGATGTGGCAGACGTGACCGTCCGAAATACGGACATAGCGGGCCTTTCCCTGAGAGACCTTCGCCTGCCCTTTGACTCGGTGATCATGGCGGTCCGGCGCAGGGGCACACTCTTGGTCCCCCACGGATTTACCCGGCTGGAGACCGGCGACAGGGTTACGGTCATGGGAACCACGGCGGCGTTACGGGAAATTACCCTGCGTTTTGGCCGGCACGAAGACCAGGCCGCTCTAAATTTAATGGAAAAGGCCGTACCCGAACAATTAAAACAGAACGGCATAAATGCGAATCTCATTGAAAACGGTCAAAAAGACCGGTTTGATCTTCTGGTGGAAAAGGCGGTGGTGGCGGATCTCAAACAGGAAATGGACAAAAACGCCTTTTTTGAACTGGCGGCAAAGCAGATGAGCAAACAGGTCAACGCGTCCGCATCCACCCTGTTTGAAATGTTCCGCCAAAGGGAAAATGAAATGACCACTGTGCTGGCCCCGGGACTTGCCATTCCCCACATTATCATTGAAGGGGAAAACCAGTTTGGTATGATGATTGTCCGAAACAACAAGGGCATCATTTTCGCACCCCAGGCCCCCAGGGTTCATGCCGCCTTTGTGCTGGTGGGCACAAGGGATGAACGACGGTTCCACCTTGAAGCCCTGTCCGCCATCGCCAAGATTGTCATGGACCCAAGATTTGATCATAAATGGCTCAGGGCCAGATCGACCAAGGCACTCAAAGAACTACTCCTGCATGCCGACAGGGATCGACGGCCTGCACCCTGA
- a CDS encoding autotransporter domain-containing protein — translation MLLLNSVEQRISIYLFSCLMLCLLLFPSVSVRADVVISSAATGTNGSITYPANSNPLAPGEALMIEAGGSITTTGIYDDWIYGDDYGIYGIGSNDITVYGSINTLGRGANGIQVSDNSVINMASTINLSGEGKGDVYDRPSFIPPSDDGLIVIWDDPRPDSYGIHVGNNNQIDISGTVNITGDGAKGIYADSGNTLSLSGEVKSIGSASDGVVIISNNSIDISGGISTEAKGANGIYADENNHISVSGSITTQGNYADAIIALYENDINVSGTITTTGEYAYGLYTGRGTDINMSGTITTSAAPGKILPGIYNYRGNLIDISGTVNTSNSEGIGVEVYYADTLDISGTINGAISTGHIDIIDISGSVISSSNWGIDDEDSNRLNISGNISTSGDYGAGVSTSGTLDMSGTISTTGYQSGGLMSTGATNVSGTVQTLGEWSYGILAGHSLTVSGRVSTSGDKSVGIYSGGLALPGTVTTSGIEAHGIVAYYDGLFNISGNVSTTGEGAAGIYLQYGGNCVHLSGSVSATGLGAYALHSKSMGLIVSPWDDPYQPVEENVFHFLNGALVTGDIYNSDDGGTAYLTFGYAKNEDGTADLTAVDSDFSVNLNGSITSSSEGRWDGYFAGGSTGLNGTSNQFRNLFIGGLTFDEAGVPDGSGGTTDLIPIDGAAANLTVTQAIFTDGTVYIGKGSTYVLSGIHTHTGPNVFLDGTLRLNSGTFLNHAVNTGSNTGSFVNNSVLTVTRGQTGRIEGNYTQTQNGSLVLEAAGTSDYGKLMVTGSADFSESNTLTIELPIDSTLKENDVLEDVVTAGTLITDPDSFSVDSNSAMRQFIPYIDNDTIDLIYKSRLNCLEAISGASSISNPLAAEAAQRLDQLFQAGTGNSDMQYILNTLGRLDTNDKVGQAVAQMVPALAGAGSQIGFDLAINGATQAVDRRLAGFSGMSAGDVFFEDRMAWIKPYYSRTEQSERNGIDGYTANTYGIVIGADSQILSTWQLGAALSYGSSDVESDSLTANQTLDIETYQATLYSNNEIADALTLNLIGALGFNRNESNRRIIFGGVNRNASATYDSWHMLLDGELIKTYDLNEKFSLGASFKVQYVYLDVEGYTETGAGGLNLSVEDSDADSLVASIGGRCKYAVASNQNLTVHADVGYDFLTDASSLVSSYAGGGTAFTIHGNSPSEIVYRGGIGYELLQSTGFEIGIRYRMEAREDFINHTGDITFRLPF, via the coding sequence ATGCTTTTATTGAATAGCGTTGAACAGCGAATCTCAATCTATCTGTTTTCTTGTCTGATGCTCTGTCTGTTATTGTTTCCTTCTGTTTCAGTCCGGGCCGATGTGGTTATTTCCAGCGCAGCTACAGGGACCAACGGCAGCATCACCTATCCTGCAAATTCCAATCCACTGGCACCGGGTGAGGCCTTGATGATTGAGGCCGGGGGATCAATTACCACAACCGGCATATATGACGACTGGATTTATGGTGATGACTACGGCATTTATGGTATCGGCAGCAACGATATCACCGTGTACGGTTCCATTAACACTTTGGGAAGAGGTGCCAATGGTATCCAGGTGAGCGATAACTCGGTCATCAATATGGCCAGCACCATCAATCTCTCGGGTGAAGGCAAGGGGGATGTGTATGACCGTCCCAGTTTTATACCGCCTTCTGATGACGGTTTGATTGTGATATGGGATGATCCTCGGCCTGATTCCTATGGGATCCATGTCGGCAACAACAACCAGATCGACATATCAGGCACCGTCAACATTACTGGAGACGGTGCAAAAGGTATTTATGCCGACAGCGGCAATACCTTAAGCCTTTCTGGAGAGGTAAAAAGTATCGGTTCCGCATCCGATGGCGTGGTCATCATCTCGAACAACAGCATTGATATTTCAGGCGGCATTTCAACGGAGGCTAAAGGCGCTAACGGCATTTATGCGGATGAGAATAACCATATCTCTGTAAGCGGCAGCATTACTACCCAAGGGAATTACGCAGACGCAATTATTGCCTTGTACGAAAACGACATCAACGTCTCTGGCACCATCACCACCACCGGAGAATACGCATACGGTTTGTATACGGGACGCGGAACCGATATTAACATGTCCGGGACCATCACTACATCTGCCGCGCCGGGAAAGATATTACCAGGAATTTATAATTACCGCGGTAATCTTATCGATATTTCCGGCACCGTAAACACAAGTAATTCTGAAGGTATCGGTGTTGAAGTGTATTATGCAGACACATTAGACATTTCAGGAACCATCAACGGGGCGATTTCTACCGGGCATATAGACATCATCGATATTTCCGGTTCCGTTATCTCTTCGAGTAACTGGGGTATCGATGATGAAGACAGTAATCGTTTGAACATCTCTGGAAACATTTCGACTTCGGGAGATTACGGGGCCGGTGTGTCGACATCGGGAACTCTTGATATGTCCGGTACCATTTCCACTACCGGTTACCAAAGTGGCGGATTGATGTCTACAGGTGCCACCAATGTGTCAGGGACAGTCCAGACTCTTGGCGAGTGGTCCTATGGCATCCTGGCCGGGCATTCATTAACCGTATCCGGAAGGGTTTCCACCTCAGGCGACAAGTCAGTCGGGATTTATTCAGGGGGCCTGGCGCTGCCCGGGACGGTCACTACATCAGGCATAGAAGCCCACGGAATCGTTGCCTATTATGACGGACTTTTTAATATTTCTGGAAACGTCTCAACTACAGGAGAGGGGGCTGCCGGGATATATTTGCAATACGGAGGAAATTGCGTCCACCTGTCCGGCTCGGTTTCTGCCACCGGGTTGGGAGCCTATGCACTTCATTCGAAATCAATGGGATTGATCGTCAGCCCCTGGGACGACCCCTATCAACCGGTTGAGGAAAATGTGTTTCACTTCCTCAACGGGGCTCTTGTTACCGGAGATATTTACAACAGTGATGATGGCGGAACCGCCTATCTGACATTCGGATATGCGAAGAACGAGGACGGAACCGCCGACTTGACCGCCGTTGATTCGGATTTCTCCGTCAACTTGAATGGCAGTATTACCTCGTCATCAGAGGGCCGATGGGATGGATATTTCGCCGGAGGTTCGACCGGCCTGAACGGTACCTCCAATCAATTTAGAAATCTTTTTATCGGCGGGCTCACATTTGACGAGGCAGGGGTACCGGACGGGTCCGGGGGCACCACGGACCTAATCCCGATTGACGGCGCTGCTGCAAATTTAACCGTTACCCAGGCCATCTTCACAGACGGCACGGTATATATCGGCAAAGGCAGTACCTATGTTTTGTCCGGAATCCATACCCACACAGGGCCTAATGTTTTTTTAGACGGAACGTTACGCCTGAATTCAGGCACGTTCCTAAACCATGCAGTCAATACCGGCAGCAATACCGGCAGTTTTGTCAATAATTCGGTTTTAACGGTTACCCGGGGTCAGACCGGCAGGATTGAAGGCAACTATACCCAGACCCAAAACGGTTCCCTTGTCCTGGAAGCAGCAGGTACCTCGGATTACGGGAAACTGATGGTCACAGGTTCGGCCGACTTCAGTGAATCCAACACCCTGACCATTGAGTTGCCCATTGACAGCACATTAAAGGAAAATGACGTACTTGAAGATGTCGTCACTGCAGGAACGCTGATCACTGATCCTGATTCATTTTCAGTGGATTCTAACAGTGCCATGCGCCAATTCATCCCTTATATCGATAATGATACCATTGATTTGATTTACAAAAGTCGGCTGAATTGCCTGGAGGCCATCTCCGGTGCCAGTTCAATTTCAAACCCCCTGGCCGCTGAAGCAGCACAGCGCCTGGATCAGCTCTTTCAAGCCGGCACAGGCAACAGCGATATGCAGTATATCCTCAATACGCTGGGCCGCCTGGACACCAACGATAAAGTGGGGCAGGCTGTGGCCCAGATGGTGCCGGCATTGGCAGGAGCCGGAAGCCAGATCGGCTTTGATTTGGCTATCAATGGTGCAACCCAGGCCGTAGACCGCCGTCTGGCAGGTTTCAGCGGCATGTCTGCCGGAGATGTGTTTTTTGAAGACCGGATGGCCTGGATCAAACCCTATTATTCAAGAACGGAACAGAGTGAACGCAACGGTATAGACGGGTATACCGCCAATACCTACGGTATTGTTATCGGCGCGGATAGTCAAATTCTTTCCACATGGCAACTCGGGGCGGCCTTATCCTATGGCTCATCCGATGTCGAAAGCGACTCGTTAACCGCAAACCAGACCCTGGACATAGAGACCTATCAGGCGACCCTATACTCGAACAATGAAATAGCCGATGCACTGACTTTGAATCTCATCGGCGCCTTGGGATTCAACCGCAATGAATCCAATCGACGTATTATTTTCGGCGGTGTTAACCGGAATGCCTCCGCTACATATGATTCCTGGCATATGCTTCTGGATGGGGAACTGATAAAAACCTATGATTTAAACGAAAAATTTTCTTTGGGGGCCTCTTTCAAGGTCCAATACGTTTACCTGGACGTTGAAGGGTATACGGAAACAGGCGCTGGCGGCCTGAACCTGTCCGTGGAAGACTCCGATGCGGACAGCCTGGTCGCTTCCATTGGCGGCCGGTGTAAGTACGCTGTGGCATCGAACCAGAATTTGACAGTCCATGCCGACGTTGGATATGATTTTTTGACGGATGCATCTTCCCTGGTTTCCTCCTATGCCGGGGGCGGCACTGCTTTTACAATCCATGGCAACAGCCCGAGTGAAATTGTTTACCGTGGCGGAATAGGGTATGAACTACTCCAGTCAACCGGGTTTGAGATTGGCATTCGTTATCGCATGGAAGCCAGGGAGGATTTTATAAATCATACCGGAGACATCACTTTCCGGCTTCCATTTTAG
- a CDS encoding S41 family peptidase, translating into MRKTNWAGLMRLWMTAAVMLMLAAGSVHAAEEKTYQSLKLFADVLEELENNYVDEVKPEELVHNAIKGMVGNLDPHSSFMPPDAFGDLQDDTKGEFSGIGIVITMKDGILTVVSPIEGTPAYAAGITAGDIIIKIDDASTKDMAMWEAVNKMRGPRYEEVKITIIREKASEPLVFTLKRDMIPMTSVRSAMLTPGFGYLRITNFRMNTLDDVTDQLTALEKKGDGLKGLIIDLRDNPGGLLDQAIRISDLFIDHGTIVSIKGRIEKNNQTFTAHANFPERNYPIVTLINGGSASASEIVAGALKDNSRSLILGTTSFGKGSVQTVRPLKDGFGLKYTIARYYTPSGHSIQAKGIQPDIRVEPGTLDEAPKEDSSFDLMLKEKDLKNSLKPEEQETKNKKKSSKDTEIKKLNQDVQVKRALDILISYGVFSKINDTN; encoded by the coding sequence ATGAGAAAAACAAATTGGGCCGGATTGATGCGGCTCTGGATGACTGCTGCTGTGATGCTGATGCTGGCTGCAGGTTCAGTGCATGCGGCTGAAGAAAAAACCTATCAGTCTTTAAAGCTGTTTGCCGACGTCCTGGAAGAGCTTGAAAATAACTATGTGGACGAGGTCAAGCCCGAAGAGCTGGTACACAATGCCATCAAGGGCATGGTGGGCAATCTTGACCCCCATTCCAGCTTCATGCCGCCGGATGCCTTCGGGGACCTTCAGGATGACACCAAAGGAGAGTTTTCGGGTATCGGCATTGTTATTACCATGAAAGACGGTATCCTTACTGTTGTCTCCCCCATTGAAGGAACCCCGGCCTATGCGGCCGGTATCACGGCCGGTGACATCATCATTAAAATTGACGACGCCTCCACCAAGGACATGGCCATGTGGGAAGCGGTGAACAAAATGCGCGGCCCGCGATACGAAGAAGTTAAAATCACCATCATCCGGGAAAAGGCATCAGAGCCGTTGGTTTTTACGCTCAAGCGGGACATGATCCCCATGACCAGCGTGCGTTCGGCCATGCTCACACCGGGATTCGGGTATTTACGCATCACCAATTTCAGAATGAATACCTTAGATGATGTGACCGATCAACTGACAGCCCTGGAAAAAAAGGGTGACGGCCTGAAAGGTTTGATCATCGACCTTCGGGACAATCCGGGCGGTTTGCTGGACCAGGCCATTCGAATTTCCGACCTGTTTATCGACCATGGAACCATCGTTTCCATCAAGGGCCGCATTGAAAAAAATAACCAGACCTTCACGGCCCATGCAAATTTTCCGGAACGCAACTACCCCATTGTCACGCTGATCAACGGCGGCTCTGCCTCAGCATCTGAAATTGTGGCCGGCGCCCTTAAAGACAACTCCCGCTCTCTGATTTTAGGCACCACCTCCTTTGGCAAAGGGTCGGTACAGACCGTGCGGCCGCTCAAGGACGGGTTCGGGCTTAAGTATACCATTGCCCGGTACTACACCCCCAGCGGACATTCCATCCAGGCCAAGGGCATCCAGCCCGACATCCGGGTGGAACCGGGAACATTGGACGAAGCGCCCAAAGAGGATTCAAGCTTTGACTTGATGCTCAAAGAAAAGGACTTGAAAAACAGTCTCAAGCCCGAAGAGCAGGAGACTAAAAACAAGAAAAAATCTTCCAAAGATACTGAAATCAAAAAACTCAATCAAGATGTCCAGGTAAAACGCGCCCTTGATATTCTCATCAGTTATGGTGTGTTCAGTAAAATAAATGACACGAACTAA
- a CDS encoding divergent polysaccharide deacetylase family protein, whose protein sequence is MTRTKSTGGTKKTQGEKTPAPKKTTKAAPKKNTQTKKKPATPRKTGTKKPAKKNGADFLLEVKKTVLGLAILVSVCLVAAMLVDIFVQARRPVAPQTHADKGTPPGAQHQDQDQVAETPRQEPSEPGTKPTETAEPKLISKAKGLKEKDHASGRSSLEKTSLPKEGSAIVYEVYDDVTPSPPKKAVPPNKNNAVPRIAIIIDDIGYSKTLAMGLVKVDKNITFSILPFSPSGTQLAHRLSEKGAELMLHLPMEPTQYPKVNPGPGALLSSMSPDALLTQLRKDIQAVPGTVGVNNHMGSRLTADSDKMNQIFTVLKKSDLFFIDSRTSVESKGEQSARMFQLKFSHRDVFLDNFQDVEYISGQMKKLIKLAKEHGSAIGIGHPHQATLDALKRELPKLKGKVQLVPASKLVEIPNG, encoded by the coding sequence ATGACACGAACTAAATCCACGGGCGGCACAAAAAAAACTCAGGGAGAAAAGACCCCGGCCCCAAAAAAGACAACCAAAGCCGCCCCCAAAAAAAACACGCAAACAAAGAAAAAGCCAGCCACACCCAGAAAGACCGGAACAAAGAAACCTGCCAAGAAAAATGGCGCCGATTTTTTACTTGAGGTAAAAAAAACTGTGCTGGGTCTTGCGATTCTTGTCTCGGTCTGCCTGGTCGCAGCGATGCTGGTTGATATTTTTGTGCAGGCCCGTCGGCCGGTGGCGCCTCAAACCCATGCAGACAAAGGCACTCCGCCAGGGGCACAGCACCAGGATCAGGATCAGGTGGCAGAAACACCCCGGCAAGAGCCATCGGAACCTGGGACAAAACCCACGGAAACCGCCGAGCCTAAACTCATCTCCAAAGCCAAAGGCCTTAAGGAAAAAGACCATGCATCCGGAAGAAGCAGTTTAGAAAAGACATCTCTACCCAAAGAGGGCTCGGCCATTGTTTATGAAGTATATGATGACGTCACCCCGTCCCCCCCGAAAAAGGCTGTGCCGCCGAACAAAAATAATGCTGTGCCCAGGATAGCCATTATCATTGATGACATCGGATACAGCAAGACACTGGCCATGGGTCTGGTCAAAGTGGATAAGAACATCACCTTTTCCATTCTTCCCTTCTCTCCTTCCGGAACGCAGCTTGCACACAGATTATCCGAAAAAGGGGCTGAACTGATGCTTCATCTTCCCATGGAACCGACCCAGTACCCCAAGGTCAACCCAGGCCCGGGAGCGCTTCTCTCTTCCATGTCACCGGATGCGCTCTTAACCCAGCTTCGCAAGGATATTCAGGCGGTTCCCGGCACAGTGGGGGTAAACAACCACATGGGCTCCAGGCTGACGGCGGATTCAGACAAAATGAACCAGATTTTCACGGTGCTCAAAAAAAGCGATTTGTTTTTCATTGATTCCAGAACATCAGTTGAATCCAAAGGCGAGCAGTCCGCCCGCATGTTTCAGCTGAAATTTTCCCACCGGGATGTATTTCTGGATAATTTCCAGGATGTCGAATATATTTCAGGACAGATGAAAAAACTGATCAAGCTGGCCAAAGAGCACGGCAGCGCCATTGGTATCGGCCATCCCCACCAGGCCACCCTGGATGCGCTCAAACGCGAACTGCCAAAACTCAAAGGAAAAGTGCAACTGGTGCCGGCCAGCAAACTTGTTGAGATACCGAACGGTTAA
- a CDS encoding YkgJ family cysteine cluster protein produces the protein MAGHVLDNLLKNYTDLITRVDEHIQRLARVHKAHLACKKGCDECCRHLSLFPVEAFALSRAFCRLDDACRERVLDQAQQNDLACPLLVDHVCVVYEARPIICRTHGYPLYMEKEDRAVVDFCPKNFKGIKKLDRSDMLDLDRMNTLLTAVNSHFISNFEDGLPDRIPVDQALELYLAL, from the coding sequence ATGGCCGGGCATGTGCTTGACAATTTATTGAAAAATTATACGGATTTGATAACGCGGGTGGATGAACACATCCAAAGGCTTGCCCGGGTTCATAAAGCGCACCTCGCCTGCAAAAAAGGATGTGATGAATGCTGCAGACACCTGTCTTTGTTTCCGGTGGAGGCCTTTGCCTTGTCGCGGGCTTTTTGTCGACTGGATGATGCATGCCGGGAAAGGGTTCTTGACCAGGCACAGCAGAACGATCTCGCATGCCCTCTGCTGGTGGACCATGTCTGCGTGGTTTATGAGGCCCGCCCTATTATCTGTAGAACCCATGGATATCCCCTGTATATGGAAAAAGAGGACAGGGCTGTGGTGGATTTCTGCCCCAAAAATTTTAAGGGCATAAAAAAGCTGGATCGGTCTGATATGCTGGATCTTGACCGGATGAATACCCTTTTGACGGCAGTAAACAGTCATTTTATCAGCAATTTTGAAGACGGGCTGCCTGACCGGATACCCGTGGACCAGGCCCTGGAATTATACCTGGCGCTTTAA
- a CDS encoding DUF4019 domain-containing protein, which produces MLKFTAVTSILAILLLGTNAMCEDPSEKKMALTSANAWLTHIDNQKYEESWRNAATLLKDAITAPQLEQSVSTARKPFRKLISREMTKQDYHTSLPGAPDGNYYVIQFTSKFENKAEAIETITTMKDNNGAWHVSGYFIK; this is translated from the coding sequence ATGCTAAAATTCACAGCCGTGACATCTATACTTGCAATCTTATTATTGGGAACAAATGCGATGTGTGAAGATCCATCAGAAAAAAAGATGGCATTAACAAGTGCAAATGCATGGTTGACGCATATCGACAACCAAAAATATGAGGAAAGCTGGCGCAATGCAGCAACGCTTTTAAAAGACGCCATCACTGCACCCCAATTGGAACAATCGGTATCAACGGCAAGAAAACCTTTTAGGAAATTAATTTCAAGGGAAATGACCAAACAAGACTATCATACCTCATTGCCGGGAGCACCTGACGGCAACTATTATGTTATCCAATTCACCTCAAAATTTGAAAATAAGGCCGAAGCAATAGAAACCATTACAACGATGAAAGATAATAATGGGGCTTGGCACGTTTCAGGATATTTTATCAAATAA